The proteins below are encoded in one region of Streptomyces roseirectus:
- a CDS encoding ADP-ribosylglycohydrolase family protein, with the protein MLRLTWLQPEDLLGHELRQAAEDGRDATGIATRWHEAGGPPPPPRAGASPTPAPPHLRALALTLLTELASLPSELANSEPTGPPSPPHCTPTPPPSPQTYEAAWLGRAVGCVLGKPVEKLPLHAIRALAKAAGNWPLTTYFTERDVPNSLLKQHPWNRRSAPTSLAENIDGMPEDDDLNYPLLNLLLLQRHGRSFTTDDVARLWLDELPAGRTFTAERVAYRNLLTGIDPPDTATHHNPFREWIGALIRADVHGWTNPGNPHAAAEQAYRDARLTHTANGVYAAMFTAATIATATTGTQDIHACLRTALTTIPPTSRLHKAVENAIQLAHTHKDFDKVVDALHATHAAYHWVHAIPNTALIAAALTHADGDFTASICRAVSGGWDTDSNGATAGSIAALLSGPPTPHWTAPLKNRLSTSVPSFDGIGFDTLAHLTHREASRP; encoded by the coding sequence GTGCTCCGCCTGACCTGGCTCCAGCCCGAAGACCTCCTGGGCCACGAACTCCGCCAGGCGGCCGAGGACGGCCGCGACGCCACCGGCATCGCCACCCGCTGGCACGAGGCGGGCGGCCCCCCACCCCCGCCCAGAGCGGGCGCCTCCCCCACCCCGGCCCCACCTCACCTCCGTGCCCTGGCCCTCACTCTCCTGACCGAACTGGCCTCCCTCCCCAGCGAGTTGGCCAACTCCGAGCCCACGGGCCCCCCTTCACCCCCGCACTGCACACCCACCCCACCCCCCTCCCCCCAGACCTACGAAGCCGCCTGGCTAGGCCGCGCCGTCGGCTGTGTCCTCGGCAAACCCGTGGAAAAACTCCCCCTCCACGCCATCCGCGCCCTCGCCAAAGCCGCCGGCAACTGGCCCCTGACCACCTACTTCACCGAGCGCGACGTCCCCAACTCCCTCCTGAAACAACACCCGTGGAACCGCCGCTCCGCGCCCACCTCCCTCGCCGAGAACATCGACGGCATGCCGGAGGACGACGACCTCAACTACCCCTTGCTGAACCTGCTTCTGCTCCAGCGCCACGGCAGATCCTTCACCACGGACGACGTCGCCCGCCTGTGGCTGGACGAACTCCCGGCGGGCCGCACCTTCACAGCGGAACGCGTCGCCTACCGAAACCTCCTGACCGGCATCGACCCCCCGGACACCGCGACCCACCACAACCCCTTCCGGGAGTGGATCGGCGCCCTGATCAGAGCGGACGTCCACGGCTGGACCAACCCCGGAAACCCCCACGCGGCAGCCGAACAGGCATACAGAGACGCCCGGTTGACCCACACCGCCAACGGCGTCTACGCGGCGATGTTCACCGCGGCGACGATCGCGACAGCGACGACAGGCACCCAGGACATCCACGCCTGCCTGCGCACAGCCCTGACGACGATCCCCCCGACTTCCCGCCTCCACAAGGCAGTCGAGAACGCGATCCAACTGGCCCACACCCACAAGGACTTCGACAAGGTCGTCGACGCCCTGCACGCGACCCACGCCGCCTACCACTGGGTCCACGCCATCCCCAACACCGCACTGATCGCCGCCGCCCTCACCCACGCGGACGGCGACTTCACGGCCTCCATCTGCCGCGCGGTTTCGGGAGGTTGGGACACGGACTCCAACGGCGCGACGGCGGGCAGCATCGCCGCCCTCCTCTCCGGCCCACCCACGCCCCACTGGACGGCCCCCCTGAAGAACCGCCTCTCCACCTCCGTCCCGTCCTTCGACGGCATCGGCTTCGACACCCTGGCCCACCTCACCCACAGGGAGGCGTCCCGCCCATGA
- a CDS encoding CaiB/BaiF CoA transferase family protein, with translation MTSTPLQGLRVLDLATLFAGPLAATLLGDFGAEVVKVEHPAKPDPSRGHGPAKDGVGLWWKVLGRGKRTMTLNLSTPGGRATLLRLAETADVVVENFRPGTLERWDLGWDVLHAVNPRLVLARVTAFGQFGPASHRPGFGTLAEALSGFAAVTGEPDAPPTLPPFGLADSIAGLATAYAVMTALAARDRTGEGQVVDMAIIEPILTVLGPQPTWYDQLGHVQRRTGNRSANNAPRNTYRTADGTWVAVSTSAQSVAERVMRLVGRPDLIDEPWFATGARRAAHADVLDDAVARWIAARPRDEVLTAFEKAEAAIAPVQDVRDVVQDPQYRALGTLTTVDDPELGPLLMQNVLFRLSATPGAIRWAGRPHGADTDAILTELGVTADELATLRETGAV, from the coding sequence ATGACGTCAACTCCCTTGCAGGGCCTACGCGTCCTGGATCTGGCCACCCTCTTCGCGGGCCCGCTCGCGGCGACGCTGCTCGGCGACTTCGGCGCGGAGGTCGTCAAGGTCGAGCACCCGGCGAAACCGGACCCGTCCAGGGGCCACGGGCCCGCCAAGGACGGGGTGGGCCTGTGGTGGAAGGTGCTGGGCCGGGGCAAGCGCACGATGACCCTGAACCTCTCCACCCCCGGCGGCCGGGCCACGCTGCTGCGCCTGGCGGAGACCGCGGACGTGGTCGTCGAGAACTTCCGCCCCGGCACCCTGGAGCGGTGGGACCTCGGCTGGGACGTCCTGCACGCCGTGAACCCCCGTCTGGTGCTGGCACGCGTCACCGCCTTCGGCCAGTTCGGGCCCGCCTCCCACCGCCCGGGTTTCGGCACCCTCGCCGAGGCGCTGAGCGGTTTCGCCGCCGTCACCGGCGAGCCGGACGCGCCCCCGACGCTCCCGCCGTTCGGCCTCGCCGACTCCATCGCGGGCCTCGCCACGGCGTACGCGGTGATGACGGCGCTGGCCGCCCGTGACCGCACGGGTGAGGGGCAGGTCGTCGACATGGCGATCATCGAGCCGATCCTCACGGTGCTGGGCCCCCAGCCGACTTGGTACGACCAGCTGGGCCACGTCCAGCGCCGCACCGGCAACCGCTCCGCCAACAACGCCCCCCGCAACACCTACCGCACGGCCGACGGCACCTGGGTGGCCGTCTCCACCTCGGCCCAGTCCGTCGCCGAACGCGTCATGCGCCTCGTCGGCCGCCCCGACCTGATCGACGAACCCTGGTTCGCGACGGGCGCGCGGCGGGCGGCCCACGCGGACGTCCTCGACGACGCCGTGGCCCGCTGGATCGCCGCCCGTCCCCGCGACGAGGTCCTTACGGCGTTCGAGAAGGCCGAGGCCGCGATCGCGCCCGTCCAGGACGTGCGGGACGTCGTCCAGGACCCGCAGTACCGGGCGCTCGGCACGCTCACGACCGTCGACGACCCCGAACTCGGCCCCCTCCTCATGCAGAACGTCCTCTTCCGGCTCTCCGCCACCCCCGGCGCGATCCGCTGGGCGGGCCGCCCCCACGGCGCCGACACGGACGCGATCCTCACCGAACTCGGCGTCACCGCCGACGAGTTGGCCACCCTCCGGGAGACGGGCGCCGTATGA
- a CDS encoding HpcH/HpaI aldolase/citrate lyase family protein — protein sequence MRKFPLTWLYAPGDRPEVVTKALAAGADVVIIDLEDAVAPDRKSYARAATAERLADPHPHRIHVRVNAAHTPWSRADLTALSPLPGVSALRLPKITTPGDVTATADALARNLPLYALLESALAIEHAYAIARSHPALRGIALGEADLRADLNATSDEALAWPRSRAIVAARAASLPPPPQSVHPHTKDLAALAATSAQGRRLGFLGRAAIHPRQLPVIESAYLPTQEEIEKAESILKAAERNEGAQALPDGTFIDKAVLEAAHRTLALTAP from the coding sequence ATGAGAAAGTTCCCCCTCACCTGGCTCTACGCCCCCGGCGACCGCCCCGAGGTGGTCACGAAGGCGTTGGCGGCGGGCGCGGACGTCGTCATCATCGACCTGGAGGACGCCGTCGCCCCGGACCGCAAGTCCTACGCCCGGGCGGCGACGGCGGAACGCCTCGCCGACCCCCACCCCCACCGGATCCACGTACGCGTCAACGCGGCGCACACCCCCTGGTCCCGGGCCGACCTGACCGCCCTCTCCCCGCTCCCCGGCGTCTCGGCCCTGCGCCTCCCCAAGATCACCACTCCCGGGGACGTCACGGCGACGGCGGACGCCCTGGCCCGGAACCTCCCGCTGTACGCCCTCCTGGAATCGGCCCTGGCGATCGAGCACGCCTACGCCATCGCCCGGTCCCACCCCGCCCTGCGGGGCATCGCCCTGGGCGAGGCGGATCTGAGGGCCGACCTGAACGCCACCTCGGACGAAGCCCTCGCCTGGCCCCGCTCCCGCGCGATCGTCGCCGCCCGAGCCGCCTCCCTGCCGCCCCCGCCCCAGTCCGTGCACCCCCACACCAAGGACCTCGCCGCCCTGGCCGCCACCAGCGCGCAGGGCCGCCGCCTGGGCTTCCTGGGCCGGGCCGCCATCCACCCCCGCCAGCTCCCCGTCATCGAGAGCGCCTACCTCCCCACGCAGGAGGAGATCGAGAAGGCTGAGTCGATCCTCAAGGCCGCCGAGCGGAACGAGGGCGCCCAGGCCCTTCCCGACGGCACCTTCATCGACAAGGCGGTGCTGGAGGCGGCGCATCGAACCCTCGCCCTGACCGCCCCCTGA
- a CDS encoding ribokinase translates to MTHIVVLGSTNMDLVTHAPRPPAPGETLTGRDFRTTPGGKGANQAIAAARAGATVSMIGAVGTDPQGPLLRATLDQAGVNTDHLRTMDTASGTAHITVDDDGGSAIVVIPGANGTVDHLAPGDETLIASADTLLLLQLEIPLPAVVAAARAARAHGVRTVLTPSPVTPLPPELLAVTDLLVPNAYEAITLSDRTDPVDAARHLLTLVPEVIVTLGAAGALHVSRTTAPLAVPAPHTTPVDSTAARDTFVGALATALGEERPLDQALRWAAAAASLSVERPGAATSMPYRQEIEERHAA, encoded by the coding sequence ATGACCCACATCGTCGTACTGGGCAGCACCAACATGGACCTCGTCACCCACGCCCCCCGCCCGCCGGCCCCCGGCGAGACCCTGACCGGCAGGGACTTCCGCACCACCCCCGGCGGCAAAGGCGCCAACCAAGCGATCGCGGCAGCACGCGCCGGCGCGACCGTCTCGATGATCGGCGCGGTCGGCACCGACCCCCAAGGCCCCCTCCTGCGCGCCACGTTGGACCAGGCGGGCGTGAACACCGACCACCTCCGCACGATGGACACCGCGTCGGGCACGGCCCACATCACCGTGGACGACGACGGCGGCAGCGCGATCGTCGTCATCCCCGGCGCGAACGGCACGGTCGACCACCTCGCCCCCGGCGACGAGACCCTGATCGCCTCGGCGGACACCCTCCTCCTCCTCCAGTTGGAGATCCCGCTCCCGGCGGTGGTGGCGGCGGCGCGGGCGGCGCGGGCCCACGGAGTCCGCACGGTCCTCACCCCGTCCCCCGTCACCCCGCTCCCGCCCGAACTCCTCGCCGTCACCGACCTGTTGGTCCCGAACGCGTACGAGGCGATCACCCTGTCCGACCGCACGGACCCGGTGGACGCGGCACGCCACCTCCTCACCCTGGTCCCGGAGGTGATCGTCACCCTGGGCGCGGCGGGCGCCCTGCACGTCTCCCGGACGACCGCCCCGCTCGCCGTCCCGGCCCCGCACACGACCCCGGTCGACTCGACTGCCGCCAGGGACACGTTCGTCGGCGCCCTGGCGACCGCCCTCGGCGAGGAACGCCCCCTCGACCAGGCCCTGCGCTGGGCGGCGGCAGCGGCGTCGCTGTCGGTCGAGCGCCCGGGTGCCGCCACGTCGATGCCGTACCGTCAGGAGATCGAGGAGCGCCACGCCGCATGA
- the lgt gene encoding prolipoprotein diacylglyceryl transferase gives MELAYIPSPSHGVYHLWGIPLRGYAFCIIIGVFVAVWLGNKRWLARGGRAGTIADIAVWAVPFGLVGGRLYHVITDYELYFSEGRDWVDAFKVWEGGLGIWGAIALGALGAWIGCRRRGIPMPAYADAVAPGIALAQAIGRWGNWFNQELYGKATDVPWALHITSSAEGRVPGYYHPTFLYESLWCVGVAFLVIWADRRFKLGHGRAFALYVAAYCVGRFWTEYLRVDDAHHILGLRLNNWTALLVFLLAVTYFVISAKKRPGREEIVEPGAPDGEGEAEGASESEPEDKKADAENGNEAKSAGKQS, from the coding sequence ATGGAACTTGCCTACATTCCCAGCCCGTCGCACGGGGTCTACCACCTCTGGGGCATCCCGCTGCGCGGCTACGCGTTCTGCATCATCATCGGCGTCTTCGTCGCGGTCTGGCTCGGCAACAAGCGATGGCTCGCCCGGGGCGGGCGGGCCGGGACGATCGCCGACATCGCCGTCTGGGCGGTGCCGTTCGGCCTCGTCGGCGGGCGCCTGTACCACGTCATCACCGACTACGAGCTGTACTTCAGCGAGGGCCGGGACTGGGTCGACGCCTTCAAGGTCTGGGAGGGCGGGCTCGGGATCTGGGGGGCCATCGCGCTCGGGGCGCTCGGGGCGTGGATCGGGTGCCGGCGGCGCGGGATCCCGATGCCGGCGTACGCCGACGCCGTCGCCCCCGGGATCGCGCTCGCGCAGGCCATCGGGCGCTGGGGGAACTGGTTCAACCAGGAGCTGTACGGCAAGGCGACGGACGTCCCCTGGGCGCTGCACATCACGTCCTCCGCGGAAGGGCGGGTGCCGGGGTACTACCACCCGACGTTCCTCTACGAATCCCTCTGGTGCGTCGGTGTCGCGTTCCTGGTCATCTGGGCGGACCGGCGCTTCAAGCTCGGGCACGGGCGGGCGTTCGCGCTCTACGTCGCCGCGTACTGCGTCGGGCGGTTCTGGACGGAGTACCTGCGGGTCGACGACGCGCACCACATCCTGGGCCTGCGTCTCAACAACTGGACCGCGCTGCTCGTGTTCCTCCTCGCGGTGACGTACTTCGTGATCTCCGCGAAGAAGCGCCCCGGGCGGGAGGAGATCGTCGAGCCCGGCGCCCCCGACGGCGAGGGCGAGGCCGAGGGCGCCTCTGAGAGCGAGCCCGAGGACAAGAAGGCCGACGCCGAGAACGGGAACGAGGCGAAGTCCGCCGGGAAGCAGAGCTAG